TCGTGGAGCGGACGTTCAACTGGCTCAAACGATACCGCCGTATCGCCACCAGGTACGAAAAAACTGGACAGAACTTCTTGGGGTTCTTCCAGTTAGGCTCTGTAA
The Planctomycetia bacterium genome window above contains:
- a CDS encoding transposase; this translates as VERTFNWLKRYRRIATRYEKTGQNFLGFFQLGSVMMLLR